A portion of the Streptomyces sp. NBC_00376 genome contains these proteins:
- the mshB gene encoding N-acetyl-1-D-myo-inositol-2-amino-2-deoxy-alpha-D-glucopyranoside deacetylase yields MTDHPARRLLLVHAHPDDESINNGATMAKYAAEGAQVTLVTCTLGEEGEVIPPSLAHLAADRDDTLGPYRRGELDAAMKELGVTDHRLLGGPGRFRDSGMMGAEQNHRPGAFWAADVDEAAGHLVEVIRSVRPQVLVTYDPDGGYGHPDHIQAHRVAMRAAELAADPGYRTGSDAPHTIAKIYWNRVPRTVAEEGFARLRETAPDAFPSIAAIDDVPGVVDDARITAQIDGTAHAAAKSTAMRAHATQISVDGPFFALSNDLGQPLFTTEYYELVRGDSGAPRGAREDDLFAGVAGAER; encoded by the coding sequence ATGACGGACCATCCCGCCCGGCGTCTCCTCCTGGTGCACGCGCACCCCGACGACGAGTCGATCAACAACGGCGCCACCATGGCCAAGTACGCGGCCGAGGGTGCCCAGGTCACCCTGGTGACCTGCACGCTCGGCGAGGAGGGCGAGGTCATCCCGCCCTCGCTCGCCCATCTCGCGGCCGACCGGGACGACACCCTGGGCCCGTACCGCCGGGGCGAGCTCGACGCGGCGATGAAGGAGCTGGGGGTCACCGACCACCGGCTCCTGGGCGGGCCCGGACGCTTCCGCGACTCCGGAATGATGGGCGCCGAGCAGAACCACCGCCCCGGCGCCTTCTGGGCCGCCGACGTGGACGAAGCCGCCGGGCACCTGGTGGAGGTGATCCGCTCGGTGCGCCCGCAGGTCCTGGTCACCTACGACCCCGACGGCGGCTACGGACACCCCGACCACATCCAGGCCCACCGCGTCGCGATGCGCGCAGCCGAGCTCGCCGCCGATCCCGGGTACCGCACCGGGTCCGACGCCCCGCACACCATCGCCAAGATCTACTGGAACCGGGTGCCCCGCACGGTCGCCGAGGAGGGCTTCGCCCGCCTCCGGGAGACGGCGCCGGACGCCTTCCCCTCCATCGCCGCCATCGATGACGTACCGGGCGTGGTCGACGACGCCAGGATCACCGCGCAGATCGACGGAACGGCCCACGCCGCCGCCAAGAGCACCGCGATGCGGGCCCACGCCACCCAGATCTCCGTGGACGGTCCCTTCTTCGCCCTCTCCAACGACCTCGGCCAGCCCCTCTTCACCACCGAGTACTACGAGTTGGTGCGCGGCGATTCCGGAGCCCCCCGGGGGGCCCGGGAGGACGACCTGTTCGCGGGCGTGGCGGGAGCGGAGCGATGA
- a CDS encoding prolyl oligopeptidase family serine peptidase, with product MTSQKISFPRQHARTMRFTLGAPRSFTVSPDGERVIFLRSGSGTDRSGRLWVLDLPKDGAPRERVVADPQALLGGSAERLSAQERARRERSREGSSGIVGYAVDAAAELAAFALSGKVYVAELRAGTARALPVPGPVIDPRPSPDGRHIAYVSKGALRVVGAEGDGDRALAEPDGDDVSYGLAEFIAAEEMQRSRGFWWSPDSDRLLVARVDNAPVQRWWIADPAHPDLRPAEVAYPAAGTPNADVRLFVLGLDGARTEVVWDRARHPYLAQVHWSSQGAPLLLVQSRDQQSHLFLAVDPETGSTRTVHADEDPVWLEIFPGVPAWAPDGRLVRIADEGGARVLAVGDRLLTGAQLQLQAVLDIGESDILISATAGEEAAEPELGETHVYRVNELGVERVSEGAGVHSAVRAGGVTVLVTHSLDRPGALVEVVRDGKRIATVTSHAQEPVLSARVHLTEGGARRIPCAVLLPEGYKESDGPLPVLMDPYGGPHGRRVVAAHNPHLTSQWFANQGFAVVVADGRGTPGRSPGWEKSVKNNLALSMDDQVEALHALADRFPLDLGKVAIRGWSFGGYLAALAVTRRPDVFHAAVVGAPVTDQRLYDTHYTERYLGDPAKQPEVYAHNSVITDEGLSEAAEQVRPMMIVHGLADDNVVVAHSLRFSSALLSAGRPHEVLPLSGVTHMTPQEQVAENLLLLQVDFLKRSLGLLG from the coding sequence ATGACTTCGCAGAAGATCTCCTTTCCCCGTCAGCACGCCAGGACGATGCGGTTCACCCTCGGCGCCCCTCGGTCGTTCACCGTTTCACCCGACGGGGAGCGGGTGATCTTCCTGCGCTCGGGCTCCGGGACGGACCGTTCGGGCCGGTTGTGGGTCCTCGACCTGCCGAAGGACGGAGCGCCCCGGGAGCGCGTGGTCGCCGATCCCCAGGCCCTGCTGGGGGGTTCGGCGGAGCGGCTGTCGGCGCAGGAGCGGGCCCGGCGCGAGCGCAGCCGAGAGGGGTCGTCGGGGATCGTCGGCTACGCGGTCGACGCGGCGGCCGAGTTGGCCGCCTTCGCGCTCTCCGGGAAGGTGTACGTCGCCGAACTGCGGGCGGGTACGGCCCGCGCGCTGCCGGTGCCGGGCCCGGTGATCGACCCCCGGCCGTCACCGGACGGACGACACATCGCATATGTGTCCAAGGGTGCACTGCGGGTCGTGGGCGCGGAGGGCGACGGCGACCGGGCGCTCGCCGAGCCGGACGGGGACGATGTCTCGTACGGTCTCGCGGAGTTCATCGCGGCCGAGGAGATGCAGCGCTCGCGCGGCTTCTGGTGGTCGCCGGATTCGGACCGGCTGCTGGTCGCCCGGGTCGACAACGCCCCCGTGCAGCGGTGGTGGATCGCGGACCCCGCGCACCCGGACCTCAGGCCCGCCGAGGTCGCCTACCCGGCGGCCGGGACGCCCAACGCCGACGTGCGGCTCTTCGTGCTGGGCCTGGACGGCGCCCGCACCGAAGTGGTCTGGGACCGGGCGCGCCACCCCTATCTGGCGCAGGTGCACTGGTCGTCGCAGGGGGCGCCGCTGCTGCTGGTGCAGTCCCGCGACCAGCAGAGTCATCTCTTCCTCGCGGTGGACCCGGAGACCGGTTCGACGCGGACGGTGCATGCCGACGAGGACCCGGTTTGGCTGGAAATCTTTCCCGGGGTGCCCGCCTGGGCGCCGGACGGCCGACTCGTGCGGATCGCGGACGAGGGCGGGGCGCGGGTGCTCGCGGTCGGCGACCGGCTGCTGACCGGAGCGCAGTTGCAGCTCCAGGCGGTGCTGGACATCGGCGAGTCGGACATCCTGATCTCGGCCACGGCCGGTGAGGAGGCGGCCGAGCCGGAGCTCGGCGAGACCCATGTCTACCGGGTCAACGAACTGGGCGTGGAACGAGTGTCCGAAGGGGCCGGGGTGCACTCGGCGGTCCGCGCGGGCGGGGTGACGGTGCTGGTCACCCACTCCCTGGACCGGCCGGGGGCCCTGGTCGAGGTGGTCCGGGACGGCAAGCGGATCGCGACCGTGACGAGCCATGCGCAGGAGCCGGTCCTCTCCGCCCGGGTCCACCTCACCGAGGGGGGCGCACGGCGAATTCCGTGCGCCGTGCTGCTCCCCGAGGGGTACAAGGAGTCGGACGGTCCGCTTCCGGTACTGATGGATCCGTACGGCGGACCGCACGGCCGCCGGGTGGTCGCCGCGCACAATCCGCATCTGACGTCGCAGTGGTTCGCGAACCAGGGCTTCGCGGTCGTGGTCGCGGACGGCCGGGGCACACCGGGTCGTTCGCCCGGCTGGGAGAAGTCGGTCAAGAACAACCTGGCGCTCTCCATGGACGACCAGGTCGAGGCCCTGCACGCCCTCGCGGACCGGTTCCCGCTGGACCTCGGCAAGGTCGCGATCCGCGGCTGGTCGTTCGGCGGATATCTGGCCGCCCTGGCCGTGACCCGCCGGCCCGACGTCTTCCACGCGGCGGTGGTCGGCGCCCCGGTGACCGACCAGCGGCTGTACGACACCCACTACACCGAGCGTTATCTCGGCGACCCGGCGAAGCAGCCCGAGGTGTACGCGCACAACTCGGTGATCACCGACGAGGGGCTCTCGGAGGCCGCCGAGCAGGTGCGGCCGATGATGATCGTCCACGGCCTCGCGGACGACAACGTGGTGGTCGCGCACTCGCTCAGGTTCTCGTCGGCGCTGCTCTCGGCCGGACGCCCGCACGAGGTGCTGCCGCTCAGCGGGGTGACGCACATGACCCCGCAGGAGCAGGTGGCGGAGAATCTGCTGCTGCTCCAGGTCGACTTCCTGAAGCGGTCGTTGGGGCTGCTCGGCTGA
- a CDS encoding ABC transporter ATP-binding protein, whose amino-acid sequence MHAEAREGGEPILEVRDLVKYYPLTQGILIKKQIGAVKAVDGVSFDLAAGETLGIVGESGCGKSTVAKMLVHLEQPTAGAIKYKGEDITKLSGRALKAVRRNIQMVFQDPYTSLNPRMTVGDIIGEPYEIHPEVAPKGERRRKVQDLLDVVGLNPEYINRYPHQFSGGQRQRIGIARGLALNPEIIVADEPVSALDVSVQAQVVNLLDRLQAEFGLAYVFIAHDLSIVRHISDRVGVMYLGRIVEIGSDEQIYDHPTHPYTQALLSAVPVPDPAAREHRERIILHGDVPSPANPPSGCRFRTRCWKAQERCELEVPLLAVPAVFRLADTPAGHDSACHFAEEKQVVPPEGLLETPGEVAEETPGETAEEDGPPEGSKGADGVEGSDGSDGENGAAPSGSARGG is encoded by the coding sequence ATGCACGCTGAAGCGCGCGAAGGCGGCGAACCGATCCTGGAGGTCCGCGATCTGGTCAAGTACTACCCGCTGACCCAGGGCATCCTGATCAAGAAGCAGATCGGCGCCGTCAAGGCGGTCGACGGGGTCTCCTTCGACCTCGCGGCCGGCGAGACGCTCGGCATCGTGGGGGAGTCCGGCTGCGGCAAGTCGACCGTGGCGAAGATGCTGGTCCATCTGGAACAGCCGACGGCCGGCGCGATCAAGTACAAGGGCGAGGACATCACCAAGCTGTCCGGCCGTGCCCTGAAGGCCGTGCGCCGCAACATCCAGATGGTGTTCCAGGACCCGTACACCTCGCTGAACCCGCGCATGACGGTCGGCGACATCATCGGGGAGCCGTACGAGATCCACCCCGAGGTGGCCCCGAAGGGGGAGCGGCGCCGCAAGGTGCAGGACCTGCTGGACGTCGTCGGCCTCAACCCGGAGTACATCAACCGCTACCCGCACCAGTTCTCCGGCGGCCAGCGCCAGCGCATCGGTATCGCCCGCGGCCTCGCGCTGAACCCCGAGATCATCGTCGCCGACGAACCCGTCTCCGCCCTCGACGTCTCCGTGCAGGCGCAGGTCGTCAACCTGCTGGACCGGCTCCAGGCGGAGTTCGGGCTCGCCTACGTCTTCATCGCGCACGACCTGTCGATCGTCCGGCACATCTCCGACCGGGTCGGCGTGATGTACCTGGGCCGGATCGTCGAGATCGGCTCCGACGAGCAGATCTACGACCATCCCACGCACCCGTACACCCAGGCGCTGCTGTCCGCCGTCCCGGTGCCGGACCCGGCTGCCCGGGAGCACCGGGAGCGGATCATCCTGCACGGCGACGTCCCCTCGCCCGCCAACCCGCCCTCCGGCTGCCGCTTCCGCACCCGGTGCTGGAAGGCGCAGGAGCGGTGCGAACTGGAGGTGCCGCTGCTGGCGGTCCCGGCCGTCTTCCGGCTGGCGGACACCCCGGCCGGGCACGACTCGGCCTGCCACTTCGCGGAGGAGAAGCAGGTGGTGCCGCCGGAGGGGCTGCTGGAGACGCCGGGGGAGGTGGCGGAGGAGACGCCGGGGGAGACAGCGGAGGAGGACGGTCCGCCGGAGGGTTCGAAGGGTGCGGACGGTGTGGAGGGTTCGGACGGTTCGGACGGGGAGAACGGGGCGGCTCCGTCCGGGTCCGCCCGGGGCGGCTGA
- a CDS encoding ABC transporter ATP-binding protein yields MLLEVRDLHVEFHTRDGVAKAVNGVDYSVAEGETLAVLGESGSGKSVTAQAIMGILDMPPGKISGGEILFKDRDLLKMKKEERRKIRGQEMAMIFQDALSSLNPVLSVGEQLGEMFVVHRGMSHKDAKLKAVELMDRVRIPAAKERVGNFPHQFSGGMRQRIMIAMAMALEPSLIIADEPTTALDVTVQAQVMDLLAELQRELNMGLILITHDLGVVADVADKIAVMYAGRIVESAPVHEIYRAPAHPYTKGLLRSIPRLDQKGRELYAIKGLPPNLLHIPPGCAFNPRCPMAQEICRGEVPPLFEVAEHRESACYFWKETLDAR; encoded by the coding sequence ATGTTGCTCGAAGTGCGCGATCTGCACGTGGAGTTCCACACCCGCGACGGAGTGGCCAAGGCCGTCAACGGGGTCGACTACTCGGTGGCCGAGGGCGAGACGCTGGCAGTCCTCGGCGAGTCCGGCTCCGGCAAGTCGGTCACCGCCCAGGCCATCATGGGCATCCTCGACATGCCCCCGGGAAAGATCAGCGGCGGCGAGATCCTCTTCAAGGACCGCGACCTGCTGAAGATGAAGAAGGAGGAACGCCGGAAGATCCGCGGCCAGGAGATGGCCATGATCTTCCAGGACGCGCTCTCCTCCCTCAACCCCGTGCTCAGCGTCGGGGAGCAGCTCGGCGAGATGTTCGTCGTGCACCGGGGGATGTCCCACAAGGACGCGAAGCTGAAGGCCGTGGAACTGATGGACCGGGTCCGCATCCCGGCGGCGAAGGAACGCGTCGGGAACTTCCCGCACCAGTTCTCCGGCGGCATGCGCCAGCGCATCATGATCGCCATGGCGATGGCGCTGGAACCGTCGCTGATCATCGCGGACGAACCCACCACCGCCCTCGACGTGACCGTCCAGGCCCAGGTGATGGACCTGCTCGCCGAGCTCCAGCGCGAGCTGAACATGGGCCTGATCCTGATCACCCACGACCTGGGCGTGGTCGCGGACGTCGCCGACAAGATCGCCGTCATGTACGCGGGCCGGATCGTCGAGTCCGCCCCGGTCCACGAGATCTACCGGGCGCCCGCCCACCCGTACACCAAGGGCCTGCTCCGGTCGATCCCGCGCCTGGACCAGAAGGGCCGGGAGCTGTACGCGATCAAGGGCCTGCCGCCCAACCTGCTGCACATCCCGCCCGGCTGCGCCTTCAACCCGCGCTGCCCGATGGCCCAGGAGATCTGCCGGGGCGAGGTGCCGCCGCTGTTCGAGGTGGCCGAGCACCGCGAGAGCGCCTGCTACTTCTGGAAGGAGACGCTCGATGCACGCTGA
- a CDS encoding ABC transporter permease, with amino-acid sequence MPEQTPDESISPAGAGGVMDLALEEGTTLEKTPGGPEGTGPAEKPRSLWSDAWRDLRRNPVFIISALIILFLVIISIWPSLIADQDPLNCDLAKAQQGSQPGHPFGFDGQGCDVYTRTVYGARNSVTVGVCATLGVTLLGGVLGGLAGFFGGWWDSILSRLTDVFFGIPVVLGGLVFLSVVTSSTVWPVIGFIVLLGWPQIARIARGSVITAKQNDYVQAARALGASNSRMLLRHITPNAIAPVIVVATIALGTYISLEATLSFLGVGLKPPAVSWGIDISAASQYIRNAPHMLLWPAGALAVTVLAFIMLGDAVRDALDPKLR; translated from the coding sequence ATGCCTGAGCAGACACCGGACGAGTCGATCTCACCGGCCGGAGCGGGAGGCGTGATGGACCTCGCCCTGGAGGAGGGCACGACCCTCGAAAAGACACCCGGCGGCCCCGAGGGCACCGGCCCGGCCGAGAAGCCGCGCAGCCTGTGGTCCGACGCCTGGCGGGACCTGCGCCGCAACCCGGTCTTCATCATCTCCGCCCTGATCATCCTCTTCCTGGTGATCATCTCGATCTGGCCGTCGCTGATCGCCGACCAGGACCCTCTCAACTGTGACCTGGCCAAGGCCCAGCAGGGCTCCCAGCCCGGACACCCCTTCGGCTTCGACGGACAGGGCTGCGACGTGTACACCCGTACCGTCTACGGGGCCAGGAACTCGGTGACCGTCGGCGTCTGCGCCACCCTCGGCGTCACCCTGCTCGGCGGTGTCCTCGGCGGCCTGGCCGGGTTCTTCGGCGGCTGGTGGGACTCGATCCTCTCCCGCCTCACCGACGTCTTCTTCGGCATCCCCGTGGTCCTCGGCGGCCTGGTCTTCCTCTCCGTGGTCACCAGCTCCACCGTCTGGCCGGTGATCGGCTTCATCGTGCTGCTGGGCTGGCCGCAGATCGCCCGCATCGCCCGCGGCTCCGTGATCACCGCCAAACAGAACGACTACGTACAGGCGGCACGGGCGCTCGGCGCCTCCAACTCGCGGATGCTGCTGCGCCACATCACCCCGAACGCCATCGCGCCGGTCATCGTCGTCGCGACCATCGCGCTCGGTACGTACATCTCACTGGAGGCGACCCTCTCGTTCCTCGGCGTCGGCCTGAAACCGCCGGCCGTCTCCTGGGGCATCGACATCTCCGCCGCCTCCCAGTACATCCGCAACGCCCCGCACATGCTGCTCTGGCCCGCCGGAGCCCTGGCGGTCACCGTGCTCGCCTTCATCATGCTCGGCGACGCGGTGCGCGACGCCCTCGACCCCAAGCTGCGCTGA